From the genome of Vicia villosa cultivar HV-30 ecotype Madison, WI linkage group LG2, Vvil1.0, whole genome shotgun sequence, one region includes:
- the LOC131651809 gene encoding probable xyloglucan endotransglucosylase/hydrolase protein 30: MKNLFLFIFLKITMNHHKTHSLFYFSLFLLFSFTISAFDLATIPFNDGYSPLFGDGNVVRSVDGNGVQLLLDRYTGSGFISSNMYQYGFFSANIKLPSNNTAGICVAFYTSNGDVFEKSHDELDFEFLGNVPGKPWRFQTNLYGNGSTHRGREERYRLWFDPSKGFHRYSILWTQKNVIFYIDEVPIREVLRSEEMRGEYPSKPMSLYATIWDASNWATSGGRYKVNYKYAPFGAEFKDLVLKGCTTDPVQEFSDIEACAEQNTHLEAQDYAEVTPMRSMKMRRFRQRFMYYSYCYDTIRYPIPPPECHFNLAEKQRFKETGRLKFGGSHRRVSRRRGRNSTPVEDSDQSDM; this comes from the exons atgaaaaatctatttttatttatttttttaaaaattactatGAATCACCATAAAACtcattctcttttctatttttctctctttcttctcttctctttcacaATCTCAGCTTTCGACCTTGCAACCATACCCTTCAATGATGGCTATTCTCCTCTCTTCGGAGATGGCAACGTTGTTCGTTCCGTCGACGGCAACGGCGTTCAACTCCTCCTCGATCGTTACACCG GTTCTGGTTTTATTTCATCCAATATGTATCAATATGGATTCTTCAGTGCTAATATAAAGCTTCCATCGAATAATACAGCTGGGATTTGTGTTGCGTTTTAT ACATCAAACGGCGATGTGTTCGAGAAATCCCATGATGAGTTGGACTTTGAATTCCTAGGTAACGTACCTGGAAAACCATGGCGGTTTCAAACAAATTTGTATGGAAATGGAAGTACTCATCGTGGTCGTGAAGAACGTTATCGTCTTTGGTTTGATCCAAGCAAAGGTTTCCATAGATACAGTATTCTCTGGACACAAAAAAACGTAAT ATTTTACATTGATGAAGTTCCCATTAGAGAAGTGTTAAGAAGTGAAGAAATGAGAGGTGAATATCCATCTAAGCCAATGTCATTATATGCAACCATATGGGATGCATCAAATTGGGCCACATCTGGTGGAAGATACAAAGTCAACTATAAATATGCTCCTTTTGGAGCTGAATTTAAAGACCTAGTCCTCAAGGGTTGCACTACTGATCCAGTTCAAGAATTCTCCGACATCGAGGCTTGCGCGGAACAAAACACCCATCTCGAAGCCCAAGACTATGCGGAGGTGACTCCTATGCGTAGTATGAAAATGCGAAGGTTTCGTCAACGTTTCATGTACTACTCTTATTGTTATGATACGATTAGATACCCTATTCCACCGCCAGAGTGTCATTTTAATCTGGCGGAGAAACAAAGGTTTAAAGAGACTGGAAGGTTGAAATTCGGCGGGAGTCACCGCCGAGTATCTAGGCGGAGAGGCCGTAATTCAACTCCTGTAGAGGACTCTGATCAGAGTGATATGTGA
- the LOC131651808 gene encoding uncharacterized protein LOC131651808, with amino-acid sequence MATSPTNPEQHEPARLKSLAQTNSKTALKYPKPQLQETSELVNSLNILTAPDFYAVLDVEPTADSNTIRKQYNKLSSLFHPDNNRRHVASCKEAFKLVNDAFGVLSDKALRESYDGKVDLEIREKMRTFWTACSTCRVLHQFERRYLGHKLVCPGCNKSFKAVEAVENDGSEEDEEDNTLGEFMLKNKKRKKNGKMGCEKGESFKGNGKMGCEKGESFMGDGEVSGEKGVSFKGDGEVGVVGRMGMRTRKRTRLVGEVLESSESKKVDVSEEETMTLADFQSKVKTKIKVEKEKMKGLEIGKGFEVKEKKDESSVKRNELRLEKHKDFSGEELQAMAVADSDFYDFDKDRVVRSFKKGQVWAVYDGDDDGMPRQYALIDETVSANPFQVRISWLDLQNNGDEKIVSREKLGFHVPCGRFKIANKTTISSVNVFSHVVDCDRAAREIYKIYPKKGSVWALYSEASLDGGEGKRCYDIVVFLTSYSEMNGMSMAFLEKVDGYKTVFKRHESGSYAVRFLGKDEFWLLSHQIPAQKLPCDEAPELLKDCWELDPASLPSDLLTIGGIDN; translated from the coding sequence ATGGCAACATCACCGACAAACCCAGAACAACACGAACCGGCGCGACTCAAATCTCTCGCTCAAACAAACTCCAAAACCGCTCTTAAATACCCCAAACCACAGTTACAAGAAACCTCAGAGTTAGTTAACTCTCTCAACATTCTAACTGCTCCCGATTTCTACGCCGTTCTCGACGTCGAACCCACCGCCGATTCCAACACTATTCGCAAACAGTATAACAAACTCTCTTCTCTTTTTCATCCGGACAATAACCGCCGCCACGTGGCATCGTGTAAAGAAGCTTTTAAGCTTGTTAACGACGCGTTTGGTGTTCTCTCTGATAAAGCTCTCAGAGAAAGCTACGACGGGAAGGTTGATCTTGAGATTAGAGAGAAGATGAGGACTTTTTGGACTGCGTGTTCTACTTGTAGGGTTTTGCATCAGTTTGAGAGAAGGTATTTGGGTCATAAGCTTGTGTGTCCTGGTTGTAATAAGAGTTTTAAGGCTGTTGAAGCTGTTGAGAATGATGGGTCTGAGGAGGATGAAGAGGATAACACTTTGGGGGAGTTTATGTTGAAgaataagaagaggaagaagaatggGAAAATGGGTTGTGAAAAAGGTGAGAGCTTTAAGGGTAATGGGAAAATGGGTTGTGAAAAAGGTGAGAGCTTTATGGGTGATGGTGAAGTGAGTGGTGAAAAAGGTGTGAGCTTTAAGGGTGATGGTGAAGTGGGTGTTGTTGGGAGAATGGGAATGAGAACGAGGAAGAGAACGCGATTGGTTGGGGAGGTTTTGGAGAGTTCTGAATCCAAGAAGGTTGATGTGAGTGAAGAGGAAACAATGACATTGGCTGATTTTCAATCGAAAGTGAAGACTAAGATTAAGGTTGAGAAAGAGAAAATGAAGGGATTGGAAATTGGAAAGGGTTTTGAAGTCAAGGAGAAGAAGGATGAGAGTTCTGTGAAGAGAAATGAGTTGAGACTTGAGAAGCATAAGGATTTTAGTGGAGAGGAATTACAAGCTATGGCGGTTGCGGATTCGGATTTTTATGATTTTGATAAAGATAGAGTGGTGAGGAGTTTTAAGAAAGGTCAAGTTTGGGCTGtgtatgatggtgatgatgatggaatGCCGAGGCAGTATGCTTTGATTGATGAAACTGTTTCTGCGAATCCTTTCCAAGTGAGGATAAGTTGGTTGGATTTACAGAACAACGGGGATGAAAAGATTGTTAGCAGGgagaaattagggtttcatgtacCTTGTGGGAGGTTTAAAATTGCTAATAAGACTACAATTAGTTCTGTAAATGTTTTTTCTCATGTTGTGGACTGTGATCGAGCAGCGCGCGAGATTTACAAGATTTATCCTAAGAAGGGTTCGGTTTGGGCGCTTTATAGTGAGGCGAGTCTTGATGGAGGTGAGGGCAAAAGATGCTATGATATTGTTGTGTTTTTGACGAGTTATAGTGAGATGAATGGTATGAGCATGGCATTTCTTGAGAAGGTTGATGGTTACAAGACAGTGTTTAAAAGACATGAGAGTGGAAGCTATGCTGTTAGATTTCTAGGTAAGGATGAATTTTGGTTACTTTCTCATCAGATTCCTGCGCAGAAATTACCCTGCGACGAAGCTCCTGAATTGTTGAAAGATTGTTGGGAGCTTGATCCGGCTTCACTTCCTTCGGATTTACTGACTATTGGTGGAATAGATAATTGA